The Desulfuromonas versatilis genome has a segment encoding these proteins:
- a CDS encoding glycosyltransferase family 4 protein yields the protein MLNRLKVALVHYWLANMRGGEKVLEALCEIFPQADVYSLVVDPDSISDKITSHNIRSSFVQKIPGALKHYQSLLPLYPIALEQFDLSGYDLVISSESGPAKGVLTRPETCHICYCHTPMRYLWDMYHDYRRDTGWLKRLAMVPLAHYLRQWDLASASRVDYFVANSRHVARRISKHYRRNSEVIHPPVATGEFGLADEQGDFYLMVGQLVKYKRPDLAVEAFSRLGKPLVVIGEGEELGRLKGLAGPSVKFLGRQPFSVIKDHYARCRAFIFPGEEDFGITPVEAQASGRPVIAFARGGALETVVDGETGFFFAEPTVESLNEAILKFETLADSFDPRRIREHSLAFDKSVFNEKIRSFIDARVAEHFEKFRGAGSK from the coding sequence ATGCTTAATAGATTAAAAGTTGCACTCGTCCATTACTGGCTAGCGAATATGCGCGGTGGGGAAAAGGTCCTCGAAGCTTTATGTGAGATTTTTCCTCAGGCGGATGTCTACAGTCTTGTAGTTGACCCTGATTCAATTTCAGACAAGATCACCAGCCATAACATTCGCTCCTCCTTCGTTCAAAAAATTCCCGGTGCACTAAAGCACTATCAAAGCCTCCTCCCGCTCTACCCCATCGCCCTCGAACAGTTCGACCTGTCCGGTTACGACTTGGTCATTAGCAGCGAGTCCGGCCCGGCGAAGGGGGTCCTGACCCGGCCCGAAACCTGCCATATCTGCTATTGCCACACCCCGATGAGATACCTTTGGGACATGTACCATGACTACCGCCGCGATACGGGGTGGCTGAAACGGCTGGCCATGGTGCCGCTTGCTCATTATCTGCGGCAATGGGATCTGGCCTCTGCCTCCAGGGTCGATTATTTCGTTGCCAATTCCAGGCATGTGGCCCGACGGATCAGCAAACATTATCGGAGAAATTCCGAGGTTATTCATCCTCCAGTAGCCACCGGAGAGTTCGGTCTGGCCGACGAGCAGGGTGACTTTTACCTGATGGTCGGGCAGTTGGTTAAATACAAGCGCCCCGACCTGGCGGTGGAGGCATTTTCGCGTCTTGGCAAGCCTCTGGTTGTGATCGGAGAGGGGGAGGAACTGGGACGGCTCAAAGGGCTGGCGGGCCCTTCAGTGAAGTTTCTTGGCCGCCAGCCTTTTTCGGTAATCAAGGATCACTATGCCCGCTGCAGGGCGTTTATCTTTCCCGGGGAGGAGGATTTCGGGATCACTCCGGTGGAGGCTCAGGCCTCCGGTCGACCAGTGATTGCCTTCGCCCGCGGTGGGGCTCTCGAGACGGTTGTCGACGGGGAAACAGGATTTTTTTTCGCCGAGCCTACGGTTGAAAGCCTGAATGAAGCAATTTTGAAATTCGAAACCCTGGCGGATAGCTTTGATCCTCGCCGTATCCGCGAACATAGTCTTGCTTTTGACAAGTCCGTTTTCAATGAAAAAATCAGGAGCTTCATTGATGCCCGCGTTGCCGAGCATTTTGAAAAGTTCCGGGGGGCTGGCTCGAAGTGA
- a CDS encoding sugar transferase, whose product MRRQIRIFFSLVAADLLGLSMAVVLGVTFRQLVLPHLSNIFQTDPAWRVEYLWLLVIGVGVFAYDGLYWRRHTAWEELRHLLRSVSIALILFLAVMTIMKRGADVSRPALIIAWIAAPGILVGLRIWVKRHLLARSSFWPRRILVAGAGAEAARVASHLKHFPELGYELVGYLGSEATAPGMPGTHYGALDDLESVVASQRIDELIIALPGESRITQFDLLKRAEGLVPRVSVLPELFDADKLNVDVEKVERYFFLSFQNNLMKRSNRYLKSAFEILTILVTVPFWGGMLLALSVATKVTSPGPVFFRQKRIGAGGGDFWCYKFRTMVIDADERLSRYLAENPAAQREWLAERKLKDDPRITPIGRILRKTSLDELPQMLNVLMGEMSLVGPRPIVVDEIEKYGDYFSYYKAVCPGISGLWQVSGRNDIDYQQRVMLDTFYVRNWSLWLDFMILLKTIPAVLKKDGAY is encoded by the coding sequence GTGAGGCGGCAAATAAGGATATTTTTCAGTCTGGTCGCCGCTGACCTGCTGGGGCTCTCGATGGCGGTGGTCCTGGGTGTGACCTTCCGCCAGCTCGTTCTGCCTCATCTTTCCAATATTTTTCAAACCGATCCTGCATGGCGGGTTGAATACCTCTGGCTTTTGGTGATCGGCGTTGGCGTTTTCGCCTATGACGGTCTCTACTGGCGTCGCCATACCGCCTGGGAGGAATTGCGGCACCTGTTGCGCAGCGTTTCCATTGCCTTGATCCTGTTTCTCGCCGTCATGACCATCATGAAGCGGGGGGCCGATGTTTCGCGTCCCGCCCTGATTATTGCCTGGATTGCCGCTCCCGGGATTCTGGTCGGCTTGCGGATCTGGGTCAAGCGGCACCTGCTGGCCAGAAGTTCTTTCTGGCCTCGGCGGATTCTTGTTGCCGGGGCGGGTGCCGAGGCCGCCCGGGTTGCCAGTCATTTGAAGCATTTTCCTGAGTTGGGATATGAGCTGGTTGGCTATCTGGGCAGTGAAGCAACGGCCCCGGGCATGCCCGGAACACATTATGGGGCGCTGGACGATCTGGAGTCGGTGGTTGCCTCCCAGCGCATTGATGAATTGATCATTGCCCTCCCGGGAGAATCCCGTATCACGCAGTTCGATTTATTGAAGCGAGCCGAGGGGCTTGTCCCGCGGGTTTCGGTACTTCCGGAGCTTTTTGACGCGGACAAGCTCAATGTCGACGTGGAGAAGGTTGAGAGGTACTTTTTTCTGTCCTTCCAGAACAATTTAATGAAGAGGTCGAACCGGTACCTAAAAAGTGCTTTTGAAATATTGACAATTCTGGTAACTGTTCCTTTTTGGGGAGGGATGCTACTCGCCCTGAGTGTGGCAACCAAGGTGACTTCTCCCGGTCCAGTGTTTTTTCGGCAGAAACGGATTGGCGCCGGCGGAGGGGATTTCTGGTGCTATAAATTTCGCACCATGGTGATTGACGCTGATGAGCGGTTAAGTCGATACCTTGCCGAAAATCCTGCGGCTCAACGGGAATGGCTGGCCGAGCGGAAGTTGAAGGATGACCCGCGAATCACCCCGATCGGCCGTATCCTGCGAAAAACGAGTCTTGACGAGTTGCCCCAGATGTTAAACGTCCTCATGGGAGAAATGAGTCTGGTCGGCCCTCGCCCCATAGTTGTGGACGAAATCGAAAAGTATGGAGATTACTTTTCCTACTATAAGGCGGTGTGTCCGGGCATATCCGGCCTGTGGCAGGTGAGTGGGCGAAACGACATCGACTACCAGCAGCGGGTGATGCTCGATACTTTTTACGTTCGAAACTGGTCCCTCTGGCTTGATTTCATGATTTTGCTGAAAACCATTCCTGCCGTACTGAAAAAAGACGGCGCCTATTGA
- a CDS encoding prepilin peptidase, with protein sequence MPPIYYLALGFAFTLGACIGSFLNVCIYRIPAGESIVSPPSRCPNCGAGIRWYQNIPILSYLLLGGKCASCKVRISPRYPLVEALTGLLFVLVLYYFGISWATPVYWLFVATLVVITFIDLDHQIIPDVISLPGIPIGFACSFAIPWISWSDSLLGILIGGGSLFLVAFVYELLTKKEGMGGGDIKLLAMLGAFLGWKAVLPIIFISSLLGSLVGVPVMLLKKADSKLAIPFGPFLAAGALIFLFWGRAIIHWYLSFFVT encoded by the coding sequence TTGCCCCCCATCTACTATCTCGCCCTCGGCTTCGCTTTCACCCTCGGCGCCTGTATAGGCTCCTTTCTCAACGTCTGCATCTACCGCATCCCCGCCGGCGAATCGATCGTATCGCCGCCGTCGCGCTGCCCGAATTGCGGGGCGGGGATCCGCTGGTATCAGAACATCCCCATCCTCAGTTATCTGCTTCTTGGCGGCAAGTGTGCCTCGTGCAAAGTACGGATTTCTCCACGCTACCCTTTGGTCGAGGCCCTGACCGGCCTGCTCTTTGTCCTGGTGCTTTATTATTTCGGCATCAGTTGGGCAACCCCCGTGTATTGGCTGTTCGTTGCGACGCTGGTTGTCATCACTTTCATCGATCTGGATCACCAGATCATCCCCGACGTGATCAGCCTGCCGGGGATTCCGATCGGTTTTGCCTGCTCCTTCGCCATCCCCTGGATCTCCTGGAGCGACTCCCTGCTGGGAATCCTTATCGGGGGGGGGAGTCTGTTTCTGGTGGCATTCGTTTACGAACTGTTGACCAAGAAAGAGGGGATGGGGGGCGGGGACATCAAGCTGCTGGCCATGCTGGGGGCCTTCCTCGGCTGGAAGGCGGTGCTGCCGATCATCTTTATCAGTTCGCTGTTGGGTTCGCTGGTCGGGGTGCCGGTGATGCTGCTCAAGAAGGCTGACAGCAAGCTGGCGATACCGTTCGGGCCGTTCCTGGCTGCCGGGGCGCTGATCTTCCTGTTCTGGGGAAGGGCCATAATACACTGGTATCTGTCATTTTTTGTCACCTAG
- a CDS encoding helix-turn-helix transcriptional regulator: MEKNQVKKIRESLLMSKAELARKAGVSPLTVDRIESGAACRMATKRKIILALGLSLGDREKVFPEHEG, from the coding sequence ATGGAAAAAAATCAGGTTAAGAAGATTCGCGAATCGCTGCTGATGAGCAAGGCCGAACTGGCCCGCAAGGCCGGGGTTTCGCCGCTGACCGTGGATCGCATTGAAAGCGGCGCCGCCTGCCGGATGGCCACCAAACGGAAAATAATCCTCGCTCTGGGGCTCAGTCTGGGCGATCGGGAAAAAGTTTTCCCGGAGCACGAGGGCTAA
- the pilM gene encoding type IV pilus assembly protein PilM, whose translation MLFKGKKDVIGIDIGSSSVKSVQLREVKGGYQLVGLGNYPLPPEAIVDNAIMDSSAVVEAIRNLVESQKIKTKNVATSISGHSVIIRKIQLPIMTEEEMESSIQWEAEQYIPFEISEVNLDFQILGPDAKDPSQMNVVLVAAKKEFVNDYVAVFSECGLNPVVMDIDCFAIENAFEASYGTAAEGIVALINMGAGAMNVNILKEGVSVFTRDIQVGGNMFNEEIQKRLGLSGEDAERVKLGAELEDVDPDELQEVMQDSVETLCQEVQRSLDFFSATSADEKVQKIFITGGVSKATQVKESLEQRLGIPVEGMDPFRQIVVDEKNFDMEYIKAIGPLFTVAVGLAMRRLGDK comes from the coding sequence ATGCTATTCAAGGGCAAAAAAGACGTAATCGGCATTGATATCGGCTCGAGTTCCGTCAAGTCGGTGCAACTCAGGGAGGTGAAGGGAGGATACCAGCTGGTCGGGCTGGGGAACTATCCGCTGCCTCCCGAGGCCATCGTCGACAATGCGATCATGGACTCGAGCGCCGTGGTCGAGGCCATTCGCAACCTGGTGGAAAGCCAGAAGATCAAAACAAAAAACGTCGCCACCTCGATTTCGGGCCACTCGGTGATCATCCGCAAGATCCAGTTGCCCATCATGACCGAGGAGGAGATGGAGTCCTCCATCCAGTGGGAGGCCGAGCAGTACATTCCTTTCGAGATCTCCGAGGTCAACCTTGATTTTCAGATCCTCGGCCCCGACGCCAAAGACCCCTCGCAGATGAATGTCGTCCTGGTGGCTGCCAAAAAGGAGTTCGTCAACGACTACGTGGCTGTGTTTAGCGAGTGCGGTTTGAACCCGGTGGTCATGGACATCGACTGCTTCGCCATTGAAAATGCGTTCGAGGCCAGCTACGGGACCGCCGCGGAGGGAATCGTTGCCCTGATCAATATGGGGGCGGGAGCCATGAACGTCAATATCCTCAAGGAGGGGGTTTCCGTCTTCACCCGCGACATTCAGGTCGGCGGCAATATGTTCAACGAGGAGATCCAGAAACGTCTCGGCCTCAGCGGCGAGGATGCCGAAAGGGTCAAGCTGGGAGCAGAGTTGGAAGACGTTGACCCCGACGAACTGCAGGAGGTCATGCAGGACTCGGTGGAAACGCTCTGCCAGGAGGTTCAGCGCTCCCTGGATTTTTTCTCGGCCACTTCGGCCGACGAAAAGGTTCAGAAAATCTTCATCACCGGCGGGGTATCCAAGGCCACACAGGTCAAGGAGTCCCTCGAGCAGCGGCTGGGGATCCCCGTCGAGGGGATGGATCCTTTCCGGCAGATCGTGGTGGACGAAAAGAATTTTGACATGGAATACATCAAGGCCATCGGCCCGCTGTTCACGGTGGCGGTTGGCCTGGCCATGAGGAGGTTGGGCGACAAATGA
- a CDS encoding PilN domain-containing protein, whose protein sequence is MIRINLLPVRAAQKKEQLKGQLVILTLALIAVAVGCGGVYASLAGRVNDEKAAIAQKEAEINQLRKAIGEVAHFKKLQAELRGKLDVLDQLKAGKSGPVHLLDELSSALPDKLWILSFKESGGAVSLTGVGLNEETVAQFLRNLEASPYYQKVELQVVEQMVQSGLKMQKFNVNCRVEAPPKAPEK, encoded by the coding sequence ATGATTCGTATCAATCTTTTACCGGTCAGGGCGGCCCAGAAAAAAGAGCAGCTCAAGGGCCAGTTGGTTATCCTGACCCTCGCCTTGATCGCCGTGGCAGTCGGCTGCGGAGGTGTGTACGCTTCCCTGGCTGGCAGGGTGAACGACGAAAAGGCCGCCATCGCTCAGAAAGAAGCTGAAATCAACCAACTGCGCAAGGCCATCGGCGAGGTCGCCCATTTCAAGAAATTGCAGGCCGAACTGCGCGGCAAGCTTGATGTTCTCGACCAGCTCAAGGCTGGCAAGTCGGGCCCGGTACATCTGCTCGATGAATTGAGCAGCGCCCTGCCCGACAAGCTCTGGATCCTTTCGTTCAAAGAGTCAGGTGGTGCAGTTAGTCTCACCGGGGTAGGCCTCAACGAAGAAACCGTCGCCCAGTTTCTGCGCAACCTCGAGGCTTCGCCCTACTACCAGAAAGTTGAACTTCAGGTCGTCGAACAGATGGTCCAGTCTGGCCTGAAAATGCAGAAGTTTAACGTGAATTGCCGGGTGGAAGCGCCGCCCAAGGCCCCGGAAAAATGA
- the pilO gene encoding type IV pilus inner membrane component PilO: protein MNPRLEKVLKLPAYQRILILVGIMLLIAGLFVYLVYLPMGEEYSQLQERNRTLEAKLQEDRRIANNLPKFRAEYEKMKEQLDAALSELPNEKEIPTLLTSIASLAKENGLDVLKFQPNSEVSKGFYAEVPVTLRLAGSYHEVGLFSDAISRLPRIVNLNNLSLSTPKSEDGRTQLSVDVLATTFRFIEGSTSK, encoded by the coding sequence ATGAACCCTCGCCTTGAAAAAGTCCTGAAGCTGCCCGCCTACCAGCGCATCCTGATCCTGGTCGGGATCATGCTGTTGATTGCCGGGTTGTTCGTCTACCTGGTCTACCTGCCTATGGGCGAGGAGTATTCTCAGTTGCAGGAGCGCAACCGGACCCTGGAAGCCAAACTGCAGGAAGACCGGCGGATCGCCAACAACCTGCCCAAGTTCCGCGCCGAATACGAAAAGATGAAGGAACAGCTGGACGCTGCCCTGAGCGAGTTGCCAAACGAGAAAGAAATTCCCACTCTGCTGACCAGCATCGCCTCTCTCGCCAAGGAAAATGGCCTGGATGTGCTCAAGTTTCAGCCTAACTCCGAGGTCAGCAAGGGCTTTTATGCGGAAGTCCCGGTGACCCTGCGGCTTGCGGGCTCTTACCACGAGGTCGGCCTGTTCTCCGATGCGATAAGCAGGTTGCCGCGGATTGTCAACCTTAACAACCTCAGCCTGAGCACCCCCAAATCCGAGGATGGCCGGACCCAGTTGTCCGTCGATGTTCTGGCTACCACTTTCCGGTTTATTGAAGGCTCTACCAGCAAGTGA
- a CDS encoding pilus assembly protein PilP: MVRKLLLIAVAAAAVSGMLPGCGEESPPPAPAPAPKKVVAKPEPQPAGADVEVVQEPPAPVYAYDPSGRRDPFTPLLEVKRPMAVSDEPLTPLQRFDLSQLRLIGVIIGKGEPRAMVVAPDGKSFILKKGIKVGKNDGTVAAITKDGVEVEERYYDFSGEVRRSIQAIQLPQREGVE; this comes from the coding sequence ATGGTCCGAAAGTTGTTGCTAATTGCCGTGGCAGCTGCGGCGGTTTCGGGGATGCTGCCAGGCTGCGGCGAGGAATCGCCGCCACCCGCGCCGGCTCCGGCTCCGAAAAAGGTGGTCGCCAAGCCGGAACCACAACCTGCCGGCGCAGATGTCGAGGTGGTTCAGGAACCGCCCGCACCGGTGTATGCCTATGACCCTTCGGGGCGGCGCGACCCCTTTACACCGCTGCTCGAGGTAAAAAGGCCGATGGCTGTTTCGGACGAGCCCCTGACGCCCCTGCAACGGTTCGACCTCAGTCAGCTGCGGTTGATCGGGGTGATCATCGGCAAAGGCGAACCCCGGGCCATGGTCGTGGCGCCTGACGGCAAATCCTTCATCCTGAAAAAAGGGATCAAGGTCGGCAAGAATGACGGCACTGTTGCCGCCATTACCAAGGATGGAGTCGAAGTCGAGGAGCGCTACTACGATTTTTCTGGTGAAGTGAGGAGAAGCATCCAGGCAATCCAACTTCCTCAGCGAGAAGGAGTTGAGTAA
- the pilQ gene encoding type IV pilus secretin family protein, with translation MASPVPARAEEGGQGKNRILGITADADKTQPTINIQTKDPVGYRYTVYDSFDPIRVVIDYPNMDVAGVGQVVAVNLPGVQEVRISSHELATGQLGRVEILLEKPAGYNVHLSGTSFRVTFSGAPAKPAVQETALAKPQIAAPVAAAPAGAATAASVVKSVDVEPGRATLFTDGILEDFKFFSLSAPPRLVVDLFGVKPGFAERAFSSANGFSQIRVGTYDNRTRFVFDAQGDQLPRHDVLQQDSAVQVTWEGTGAPISPAPRPAGTSVSVEAVDFQVRGGRSVFTVTLSGPAQVTETVARGDIVRFGVKNASISRALRRIIDPSAFPSSVRMITPYTVQEKGGQEVRFAVELKGPVPYSLQQEGNNLVFWVDNGAFAEVSPAPLSTVTVPVAPAVAAGVAPAIPGVTAARPIVPAAAPVAPRLEPEAVAIPKAVYTGQKISLVFDDADIRKILQLIAEVSELNIIVSDEVKGTITLRLIDVPWDQALDLVMDIKDLGMLREGNVVRVLPKGKIREMEEARFTAARTKEKLEDLSTKVISVSYSDLANVAAPSRELLTERGKITEDKRNKQLIITDVPAAVGEVVKLVKILDTPERQVMIEARIVEASSTFSRDVGVKWGISSGKTDADPNFNVGLGGSFLISPPAAGAVGAAGLGSGITFGQVGIDSTVLDLRISALESAGQGKVISTPRVSTLNGGEAKISQGTKIPYVSSDGDSVKTEFVDANLELNVKPVINPDNSIILDIEATNSSIGTNVSVGVGSAPSIDTKEAKTKVLVRDGETTVIGGIFVESENSSDAGVPWLMEIPILGHLFKSRNDSNQRSELLIFITPRIVQ, from the coding sequence GTGGCCTCGCCGGTCCCGGCTCGGGCCGAAGAGGGGGGGCAGGGGAAGAACAGGATCCTCGGCATAACCGCCGATGCGGACAAGACCCAGCCTACCATCAACATCCAGACCAAGGACCCGGTCGGTTATCGCTACACGGTCTACGACTCATTTGACCCGATCCGGGTGGTGATCGATTATCCCAACATGGACGTGGCCGGGGTCGGTCAGGTGGTCGCCGTGAACCTGCCCGGGGTTCAGGAGGTCCGCATCTCCTCCCACGAACTTGCCACCGGCCAGTTGGGCAGGGTAGAGATCCTGCTGGAGAAGCCTGCCGGCTACAACGTGCACCTTTCGGGGACCAGTTTCCGGGTGACCTTCTCCGGGGCCCCGGCCAAGCCGGCGGTTCAGGAGACAGCCCTCGCCAAACCGCAGATTGCCGCGCCGGTGGCCGCAGCCCCTGCCGGGGCTGCAACCGCTGCCTCGGTGGTTAAATCGGTGGATGTGGAACCGGGGCGCGCCACTTTGTTTACCGATGGGATCCTCGAGGACTTCAAGTTTTTCAGCCTTAGCGCCCCGCCCCGACTGGTGGTGGACCTGTTCGGCGTAAAGCCTGGATTCGCCGAAAGAGCCTTCAGTTCTGCCAACGGGTTCTCGCAGATCCGGGTCGGTACCTATGATAACCGGACCCGGTTCGTTTTCGATGCCCAGGGTGATCAGCTGCCCCGGCATGACGTCCTGCAGCAGGACAGTGCCGTGCAGGTGACCTGGGAAGGAACCGGCGCCCCGATCAGCCCGGCGCCTCGGCCCGCAGGCACCTCGGTGTCGGTGGAGGCGGTCGATTTCCAGGTCCGCGGCGGGCGCTCCGTTTTCACCGTGACCCTCTCCGGGCCCGCCCAGGTTACCGAGACCGTTGCCAGGGGGGACATCGTCCGCTTCGGTGTCAAAAATGCCTCCATCAGCAGAGCTCTGCGTCGGATTATCGACCCCTCCGCGTTTCCCAGTTCGGTGCGGATGATCACCCCCTATACCGTTCAGGAAAAAGGGGGACAGGAAGTGCGTTTCGCCGTCGAATTGAAGGGGCCGGTTCCCTACTCGCTGCAGCAAGAGGGTAATAACCTGGTGTTCTGGGTTGACAACGGGGCATTCGCCGAGGTCTCGCCGGCCCCGCTGAGCACCGTGACCGTCCCGGTCGCCCCTGCGGTTGCTGCGGGCGTCGCGCCGGCTATCCCCGGAGTTACCGCGGCGCGGCCGATTGTTCCGGCCGCCGCACCCGTTGCCCCTCGGCTCGAACCTGAGGCGGTGGCCATCCCCAAGGCCGTCTACACGGGTCAGAAGATCAGCCTGGTTTTTGATGATGCCGATATTCGCAAGATTCTTCAGCTTATCGCCGAAGTCAGCGAACTGAACATCATTGTTTCCGATGAGGTCAAGGGCACCATCACCCTGCGGCTGATCGACGTGCCCTGGGACCAGGCCCTTGACCTGGTGATGGATATCAAGGACCTCGGCATGCTGCGCGAGGGGAACGTGGTGCGGGTATTGCCTAAAGGCAAAATCCGGGAAATGGAAGAGGCGAGGTTCACCGCCGCTCGCACCAAGGAGAAACTTGAAGACCTCTCGACCAAGGTTATCAGCGTCAGCTACTCGGATCTGGCCAATGTCGCCGCCCCCAGCCGCGAACTGCTTACCGAGCGGGGCAAGATCACCGAAGATAAGCGCAACAAGCAGTTGATCATTACCGACGTACCCGCCGCGGTCGGCGAGGTCGTCAAGCTGGTCAAGATTCTCGACACCCCCGAGCGCCAGGTGATGATCGAAGCACGGATCGTTGAAGCCAGCTCCACTTTCAGCAGGGATGTCGGTGTGAAATGGGGTATTTCCTCCGGTAAAACCGATGCAGATCCCAATTTCAACGTGGGCCTGGGCGGCAGTTTCCTGATTTCTCCTCCTGCAGCAGGGGCGGTCGGCGCTGCCGGTCTGGGCTCCGGCATCACCTTCGGTCAGGTAGGCATCGACAGCACTGTGCTCGACCTGCGCATCTCGGCCCTCGAATCGGCCGGGCAGGGCAAGGTCATCTCCACACCGCGGGTATCGACCCTCAATGGCGGAGAAGCCAAAATCAGCCAGGGGACCAAGATTCCCTACGTCTCCTCCGACGGCGACAGCGTCAAGACCGAGTTCGTCGATGCCAACCTCGAGTTGAACGTCAAACCGGTTATCAACCCCGACAATAGTATTATTCTCGATATCGAGGCCACCAACAGCAGCATCGGCACCAACGTCAGCGTGGGGGTCGGCAGCGCCCCGAGTATCGATACCAAGGAAGCCAAGACCAAGGTGCTGGTACGGGACGGCGAAACCACCGTAATCGGCGGGATTTTCGTTGAATCGGAAAATTCCAGCGACGCCGGGGTGCCATGGCTGATGGAGATCCCGATTTTGGGGCATCTGTTCAAATCCCGCAACGATTCCAACCAGCGCTCCGAACTGCTGATCTTCATTACCCCGCGCATCGTTCAATGA
- a CDS encoding shikimate kinase, giving the protein METMTPNIVLVGFMGAGKTSVGKAIEQLKGYRFVDLDQVIVQICGRSIPEIFSLRGEEAFRQLESAALRSLQGVRRTVLSTGGGIVGRAENWETMHRFGPVVYLEADWAVLQERIGQGEGRPLASAEGGWEKVMALWEKRLPLYLQADLRVDCSQGSPEQVALAVLGKLNEWSGTWWKK; this is encoded by the coding sequence ATGGAAACAATGACCCCGAATATCGTCCTGGTCGGCTTCATGGGGGCCGGGAAGACCTCGGTCGGCAAAGCTATTGAACAATTGAAGGGCTACCGTTTCGTCGATCTCGATCAGGTTATTGTCCAGATCTGCGGACGGTCCATCCCCGAGATCTTTTCCCTCAGAGGAGAGGAGGCTTTCCGCCAGCTGGAATCGGCCGCTCTTCGCTCTCTGCAGGGGGTGCGGCGCACGGTGCTCAGCACCGGAGGTGGCATCGTCGGCCGCGCCGAAAATTGGGAGACCATGCACCGATTCGGTCCGGTGGTCTATCTGGAGGCGGATTGGGCGGTTTTGCAAGAGCGCATCGGGCAGGGCGAGGGACGGCCGCTTGCCAGCGCCGAGGGCGGCTGGGAGAAGGTCATGGCCCTGTGGGAAAAACGGCTTCCGCTTTATCTGCAGGCCGACCTGAGAGTTGACTGCAGCCAGGGCAGCCCGGAACAGGTCGCTTTGGCGGTTCTCGGCAAACTGAACGAATGGAGTGGCACTTGGTGGAAAAAATAA
- the aroB gene encoding 3-dehydroquinate synthase: protein MEWHLVEKITVGLGENSYPIWIGAGILERLGEALQSVKFPRKVAVVTNPTVAGHYGERVLESLAGSGFIARTVVLPDGEEHKNAQTLMSIYDELIQGGFDRSSGLIALGGGVIGDMTGYAAATFLRGIPFAQVPTTLLAQVDSSVGGKTGINHPLGKNLIGAFYQPRLVHIDVDTLATLPPREFAAGMAEVVKYGIIRDREFFLWLNDRREALKGLDPGSLITAVMKSCQIKANVVEIDEKESSLRAILNFGHTFGHAVETLSGYSEFRHGEAVAIGMIVAARISQELGLCSQEDVDALRTLLLSFDLPVEAPRFPLDDYLDAMGRDKKVREGVLRLILNRGIGDCEIRAVNDPRKLVAAALTSEPR, encoded by the coding sequence ATGGAGTGGCACTTGGTGGAAAAAATAACAGTTGGCCTTGGCGAAAATTCTTATCCGATCTGGATCGGGGCGGGTATCCTCGAGCGGCTCGGCGAGGCGCTTCAGAGCGTAAAGTTTCCCCGCAAGGTCGCCGTGGTCACCAATCCCACGGTGGCCGGCCATTACGGGGAGCGGGTGCTGGAGAGCTTGGCTGGCAGCGGCTTTATCGCCAGAACGGTGGTCCTGCCGGATGGGGAGGAGCATAAGAACGCGCAGACCCTCATGTCGATCTATGATGAGCTGATCCAAGGCGGCTTCGACCGCAGCAGCGGTCTGATCGCCCTGGGGGGCGGGGTCATCGGCGACATGACCGGTTATGCCGCCGCCACCTTCCTGCGGGGTATCCCCTTTGCCCAGGTCCCTACCACCCTGCTTGCCCAGGTTGACAGCTCGGTGGGGGGGAAGACCGGGATCAATCACCCTCTTGGCAAGAATTTGATCGGGGCCTTTTACCAGCCGCGCCTGGTGCACATCGACGTGGATACCCTGGCCACTTTGCCCCCCAGGGAATTTGCCGCGGGAATGGCCGAGGTGGTCAAGTACGGAATCATCCGCGACCGGGAGTTTTTTCTGTGGCTAAATGACCGGCGTGAGGCCTTGAAGGGGCTGGACCCGGGCAGTCTGATCACCGCGGTAATGAAATCTTGCCAAATAAAAGCGAATGTTGTAGAAATTGACGAAAAAGAAAGCTCTTTACGGGCTATTCTCAATTTCGGACACACCTTCGGCCATGCCGTGGAAACCCTTTCCGGCTACAGTGAATTCCGGCATGGCGAGGCCGTGGCCATCGGCATGATTGTTGCGGCAAGGATTTCCCAAGAACTGGGTCTTTGCTCCCAGGAGGACGTCGATGCGCTCCGGACCCTGCTGCTTTCCTTCGACCTGCCCGTCGAGGCGCCGCGATTCCCCCTCGATGACTACCTGGACGCCATGGGGCGGGACAAGAAAGTCAGGGAAGGGGTACTGCGCCTCATTCTCAACCGGGGCATCGGCGATTGTGAAATCAGGGCCGTCAACGATCCCCGCAAGCTGGTCGCCGCTGCCTTGACCTCTGAACCCCGATAA